The Gopherus flavomarginatus isolate rGopFla2 chromosome 25, rGopFla2.mat.asm, whole genome shotgun sequence genome has a segment encoding these proteins:
- the ORMDL3 gene encoding ORM1-like protein 3 — protein MNVGTAHSEVNPNTRVMNSRGIWLSYVLGIGLLHVILLSIPFFSVPVVWTLTNIIHNMSMYIFLHTVKGTPFETPDQGKARLLTHWEQMDYGVQFTASRKFLTITPIVLYFLTSFYTKYDRIHFIINTISLMSVLIPKLPQLHGVRIFGINKY, from the exons ATGAACGTGGGGACGGCACACAGCGAGGTGAACCCCAACACCCGCGTCATGAACAGCCGAGGCATCTGGCTCTCCTACGTGCTGGGGATTGGCCTGCTGCATGTGATCCTCCTCAGCATCCCCTTCTTCAGTGTCCCCGTGGTTTGGACTCTCACCAACATCATCCACAACATG AGCATGTACATCTTCCTGCATACCGTGAAAGGAACGCCCTTTGAGACTCCGGACCAGGGGAAAGCCCGGCTGCTCACGCACTGGGAGCAGATGGACTATGGGGTGCAGTTCACGGCATCGCGCAAGTTCCTGACCATCACGCCCATCGTGCT GTATTTCCTCACCAGTTTCTACACGAAATATGACCGGATACACTTCATAATCAACACCATCTCCCTGATGAGCGTCTTGATCCCCAAGCTACCCCAGCTCCACGGAGTCCGGATCTTTGGGATCAACAAGTACTGA
- the GSDMA gene encoding gasdermin-A isoform X2: MFHKATKDLAKQLAPDGDLLPVSSLIDQDHFRPLYLVRRKPKRSWMTHHRYYKTGVRLSDILVPAQDNRNLDVQDSHTITVEDCSDGRVEWTIKMPEDFVSMEVTGAASTYQVKSIKMKTARVSPAALEILPKERKINMDHSFIKDLRKHRENLYVINEAVQALEETTLYKANTMEGNIRNDICVHFSLKGTRGSKSVIVIPKDCVLAFRIKPLIIQSESWGISHHPDEETFVAEGVTAESDYFPDGGMEGLQSDVEKECAELSQLSTDLRAKFLKSIIAVIINSDLLQELKLKLEEAFEDADKCELKSENPDLEDLLNNVQDSEGNTHLYLVGPVLYTLHALGGQEHLEARFPPETRFQPGCQATLLPARGGTEHNQGNDRARWSNTAEKWTFFHWDWRPGCFFSPQCIVCSLVCFTSSV; the protein is encoded by the exons ATGTTTCACAAGGCAACCAAAGACCTGGCAAAGCAGTTGGCTCCAGATGGAGATCTGCTCCCAGTTAGCAGCCTTATCGACCAAGATCACTTCAGACCCCTATACCTCGTTCGAAGGAAACCAAAGAGATCCTGGATGACTCATCATCGCTACTACAAAACAGGAGTTAGGCTCAGTGACATTCTGGTACCTGCACAGGATAACAGAAATCTAG acgTCCAGGATTCACACACAATCACTGTTGAGGATTGCTCTGATGGCAGAGTAGAGTGGACTATTAAGATGCCTGAAGACTTTGTGAGTATGGAAGTGACAGGAGCTGCCAGCACCTACCAAGTGAAGTCCATCAAGATGAAAACAGCACGGGTCAGCCCAGCAGCCCTGGAGATTCTACCAAAAGAAAG GAAAATCAACATGGACCATTCCTTCATTAAGGATTTAAGGAAGCACAGAGAGAACTTGTATGTGATCAATGAGGCTGTTCAGGCTTTGGAGGAGACCACATTATACAAAGCCAACACCATGGAAGGCAACATTCGGAATGACATCTGTGTCCATTTTTCATTAAAG GGCACCAGAGGCAGCAAGAGTGTCATAGTTATCCCTAAGGACTGTGTCCTGGCGTTCAGAATCAAGCCGCTAATTATTCAAAGTGAATCATGGG GTATTTCTCATCATCCAGATGAAGAAACATTTGTTGCAGAAG GTGTAACAGCGGAATCTGATTACTTTCCAG ATGGAGGAATGGAAGGCCTGCAGAGCGACGTTGAAAAGGAATGTGCAGAGCTCTCTCAGTTGTCCACAGATCTGCGTGCCAAGTTCTTAAAATCAATCATAGCCGTGATAATAAACAGCGACCTCTTGCAAGAACTCAAACTCAAG CTAGAAGAGGCTTTTGAAGATGCTGATAAATGTGAGCTAAAGAGTGAGAATCCAGACCTGGAAGACCTGCTGAACAATGTACAGGATTCTGAAGGAAACACACATCTTTACCTTGTTGGGCCGGTTCTCTACACTCTACACGCACTTGGTG GTCAAGAGCATCTTGAAGCAAGATTTCCACCTGAAACACGTTTTCAGCCTGGATGCCAAGCTACTCTCCTGCCTGCAAGAGGAGGAACTGAACATAACCAAGGCAATGATAGAGCGAGGTGGAGTAACACTGCAGAGAAATGGACCTTCTTTCACTGGGACTGGAGACCTGGCTGCTTTTTCAGCCCTCAGTGCATTGTATGTAGCCTTGTATGCTTTACATCTTCTGTCTAG
- the GSDMA gene encoding gasdermin-A isoform X1: MFHKATKDLAKQLAPDGDLLPVSSLIDQDHFRPLYLVRRKPKRSWMTHHRYYKTGVRLSDILVPAQDNRNLDVQDSHTITVEDCSDGRVEWTIKMPEDFVSMEVTGAASTYQVKSIKMKTARVSPAALEILPKERKINMDHSFIKDLRKHRENLYVINEAVQALEETTLYKANTMEGNIRNDICVHFSLKGTRGSKSVIVIPKDCVLAFRIKPLIIQSESWGISHHPDEETFVAEGVTAESDYFPDGGMEGLQSDVEKECAELSQLSTDLRAKFLKSIIAVIINSDLLQELKLKLEEAFEDADKCELKSENPDLEDLLNNVQDSEGNTHLYLVGPVLYTLHALGELTEDQLLRLAQSVEKQIVSKQLELVKSILKQDFHLKHVFSLDAKLLSCLQEEELNITKAMIERGGVTLQRNGPSFTGTGDLAAFSALSALYVALYALHLLSRSD; the protein is encoded by the exons ATGTTTCACAAGGCAACCAAAGACCTGGCAAAGCAGTTGGCTCCAGATGGAGATCTGCTCCCAGTTAGCAGCCTTATCGACCAAGATCACTTCAGACCCCTATACCTCGTTCGAAGGAAACCAAAGAGATCCTGGATGACTCATCATCGCTACTACAAAACAGGAGTTAGGCTCAGTGACATTCTGGTACCTGCACAGGATAACAGAAATCTAG acgTCCAGGATTCACACACAATCACTGTTGAGGATTGCTCTGATGGCAGAGTAGAGTGGACTATTAAGATGCCTGAAGACTTTGTGAGTATGGAAGTGACAGGAGCTGCCAGCACCTACCAAGTGAAGTCCATCAAGATGAAAACAGCACGGGTCAGCCCAGCAGCCCTGGAGATTCTACCAAAAGAAAG GAAAATCAACATGGACCATTCCTTCATTAAGGATTTAAGGAAGCACAGAGAGAACTTGTATGTGATCAATGAGGCTGTTCAGGCTTTGGAGGAGACCACATTATACAAAGCCAACACCATGGAAGGCAACATTCGGAATGACATCTGTGTCCATTTTTCATTAAAG GGCACCAGAGGCAGCAAGAGTGTCATAGTTATCCCTAAGGACTGTGTCCTGGCGTTCAGAATCAAGCCGCTAATTATTCAAAGTGAATCATGGG GTATTTCTCATCATCCAGATGAAGAAACATTTGTTGCAGAAG GTGTAACAGCGGAATCTGATTACTTTCCAG ATGGAGGAATGGAAGGCCTGCAGAGCGACGTTGAAAAGGAATGTGCAGAGCTCTCTCAGTTGTCCACAGATCTGCGTGCCAAGTTCTTAAAATCAATCATAGCCGTGATAATAAACAGCGACCTCTTGCAAGAACTCAAACTCAAG CTAGAAGAGGCTTTTGAAGATGCTGATAAATGTGAGCTAAAGAGTGAGAATCCAGACCTGGAAGACCTGCTGAACAATGTACAGGATTCTGAAGGAAACACACATCTTTACCTTGTTGGGCCGGTTCTCTACACTCTACACGCACTTGGTG AGCTAACTGAGGATCAGTTACTACGGCTGGCACAGTCTGTGGAGAAGCAGATTGTATCCAAACAGCTCGAGCTG GTCAAGAGCATCTTGAAGCAAGATTTCCACCTGAAACACGTTTTCAGCCTGGATGCCAAGCTACTCTCCTGCCTGCAAGAGGAGGAACTGAACATAACCAAGGCAATGATAGAGCGAGGTGGAGTAACACTGCAGAGAAATGGACCTTCTTTCACTGGGACTGGAGACCTGGCTGCTTTTTCAGCCCTCAGTGCATTGTATGTAGCCTTGTATGCTTTACATCTTCTGTCTAGATCAGACTAG
- the GSDMA gene encoding gasdermin-A isoform X3, whose protein sequence is MFHKATKDLAKQLAPDGDLLPVSSLIDQDHFRPLYLVRRKPKRSWMTHHRYYKTGVRLSDILVPAQDNRNLDVQDSHTITVEDCSDGRVEWTIKMPEDFVSMEVTGAASTYQVKSIKMKTARVSPAALEILPKERKINMDHSFIKDLRKHRENLYVINEAVQALEETTLYKANTMEGNIRNDICVHFSLKGTRGSKSVIVIPKDCVLAFRIKPLIIQSESWGISHHPDEETFVAEGVTAESDYFPDGGMEGLQSDVEKECAELSQLSTDLRAKFLKSIIAVIINSDLLQELKLKVKSILKQDFHLKHVFSLDAKLLSCLQEEELNITKAMIERGGVTLQRNGPSFTGTGDLAAFSALSALYVALYALHLLSRSD, encoded by the exons ATGTTTCACAAGGCAACCAAAGACCTGGCAAAGCAGTTGGCTCCAGATGGAGATCTGCTCCCAGTTAGCAGCCTTATCGACCAAGATCACTTCAGACCCCTATACCTCGTTCGAAGGAAACCAAAGAGATCCTGGATGACTCATCATCGCTACTACAAAACAGGAGTTAGGCTCAGTGACATTCTGGTACCTGCACAGGATAACAGAAATCTAG acgTCCAGGATTCACACACAATCACTGTTGAGGATTGCTCTGATGGCAGAGTAGAGTGGACTATTAAGATGCCTGAAGACTTTGTGAGTATGGAAGTGACAGGAGCTGCCAGCACCTACCAAGTGAAGTCCATCAAGATGAAAACAGCACGGGTCAGCCCAGCAGCCCTGGAGATTCTACCAAAAGAAAG GAAAATCAACATGGACCATTCCTTCATTAAGGATTTAAGGAAGCACAGAGAGAACTTGTATGTGATCAATGAGGCTGTTCAGGCTTTGGAGGAGACCACATTATACAAAGCCAACACCATGGAAGGCAACATTCGGAATGACATCTGTGTCCATTTTTCATTAAAG GGCACCAGAGGCAGCAAGAGTGTCATAGTTATCCCTAAGGACTGTGTCCTGGCGTTCAGAATCAAGCCGCTAATTATTCAAAGTGAATCATGGG GTATTTCTCATCATCCAGATGAAGAAACATTTGTTGCAGAAG GTGTAACAGCGGAATCTGATTACTTTCCAG ATGGAGGAATGGAAGGCCTGCAGAGCGACGTTGAAAAGGAATGTGCAGAGCTCTCTCAGTTGTCCACAGATCTGCGTGCCAAGTTCTTAAAATCAATCATAGCCGTGATAATAAACAGCGACCTCTTGCAAGAACTCAAACTCAAG GTCAAGAGCATCTTGAAGCAAGATTTCCACCTGAAACACGTTTTCAGCCTGGATGCCAAGCTACTCTCCTGCCTGCAAGAGGAGGAACTGAACATAACCAAGGCAATGATAGAGCGAGGTGGAGTAACACTGCAGAGAAATGGACCTTCTTTCACTGGGACTGGAGACCTGGCTGCTTTTTCAGCCCTCAGTGCATTGTATGTAGCCTTGTATGCTTTACATCTTCTGTCTAGATCAGACTAG